aatgttctccgtgccgatttgataagacatttagtctgacatcatttgtcctccacctctgattcatgtagggaagttggcagctacaaatcttgttccgttccgttccgctaaatatcattatcttaggggatatttatactttgcggaacgaaacggaatcacaatttataaagttgaagacatggtttgtacacaatgccgactgtaatagtgatatttcaactttattaatattaattattaatatcaatttatatatggcaagcatgttttcaaatttaatttgtttacgatgattattaatattttttagaattttatataatacaaaatgagtgTACTGGATATGACGGCCATTCGATACATATTAAAGAGGTCCTGATATcgccaaaaaatatttagattgtctactcattttttttttcattcgtcagtttaaatgaataataaatattgaattactgCAACaagtgcaaaacatttaaatatataaattttatggcGATAGGATTTCCTATATTGACTAAGtcaagaacatagttttttaaaacagctaGGTTGCATGTAATAAATTCGTGTACCTGTAATATATCAGGATGAAAAATTCcattgacaagaaaaaataaatcttgttccgttccgttccgctaaatatcattattctatgggatatttatactttgcggaacgaaacggaacaACTGTTTGCAGTCCCGAAGATTTTAATATCCATTTAGAAGTGGGTTTTCAGATGGTTCAGTTCGAAAAAGCCCTTGATCGACTGTTCGCTAGGcagtttcaatatatcattattattatttaatatatttacatattagtaaaaaaatgcTGTGCCCCGTGTGGTGCCTCAATGTTTGTTCCGTTCCGTTTCGTtccgttccgcaaagtataaatagcCAATAAGGGCTTCTACAAAGTTGTACTTCTTTGAAATTCGGTAATGGAGGAAAGTTATGGAGGAATCTGAGGTTCTTTGACCAGACTGGCATCAAATTTGGAGACCATGTTCTATATTTATGATCTTGCTTGTGTAGTACGGTGCAATGTGTGTTGATTACATTATTCAAAGTGGTTAATCCTTTGATattagtcaaaataaattgtatttaaggcaaatgaaatattttgatttaggGATATTAGTCAATATCATGATGGTTTGGAATTAATTctagaaataatgtatttacttcGCTAAAGTACTTACAACTATATCATGAGGATATAATTGAAAACTAAAACAcgattgttttcttatttttgtgaaaatatgtaAGGAAAAATGGTTACGGGGGAAACAATTATTCACATTCATCAGATGGCGTGTTTGCGACACAGTTTGAcaaaaatttgaaagaaagaagtAAACTGAACAAACAGTTGGCGGGTTTGAAAAAAAGATGCAGCGTTTAATCCTCTCAAACGGAAAGCTATTCCGAGTCCTAGTCCGTCAAAGAAGCCTAGATTTGACGACTACAAAAGTCCAGCTGGAAGTTCCTCAGTCATTCGGCtcacaaagaaaatatgttgtCACGAGTTAATTCAGTAGAGCTGTGTAAAACAGTAAGAGTACTGACAAAACGAGATGACAATTCTGAAAAGCATGGGCTGAATGCAAAAAAGAAAGAACACAAGCATTTCGAATATGCTTATGATTACAAATCTAAAGCATTGTATCCCAATGCAAGGCAAACTTCTGTAAACAAATCGTTTGAAAAACGTTGGAGACCAGCAAATTTACCAGATGAGAATGAACTGAAAATAATTAAGCAATTCATTGAACATGACAGAAAGGAAAGTACATAACACTATTAAAAAGTATGCATATCTCAGGACTCTTTATTGTTAGATACTTACTCTGTTCAACGCGAAGCATGGGGAAGAAGCCGAATGGGAAAAAACATCGATtatgaaacagtgaaatattaaatcagACATTTTAAGTAATGTAAACTACAAGGGAAAGGGAAGAAGTTTGTGCCAGTGCTTGTGACAAATGTCCTTGTGGAAGCAATTAACATCTTGGtggaaaaatgcatttattcgGAATGGCCTCGgacaacaaaaatgcatttgccACAAAACAGAGCTGGTATTAAATAATCCCATTGTTCCGGATGGCATGCTCTTAAGGAGATGTGCACTTAAGCAGGTGTAGCTATTGTAATCACCTATACAAAAATGAGGCATTGACTGTCAACCATATCTGCTAGCCTTGATATGTCACTAGCAGATaagaaaatattcttttaacatATAGGACATGAGAAAAGCATAACAAAGAAACCTTCCAAAGTTTTCTCATAACTTATGTCTTGTTTTTATAGCATACCTCACTCAGCTATACAGTCCCTTTTGGAAACCCTTCGAGTCAATCCCTTTAATTTACCGAAGGATCCCAGTACTTGGCTAAGGACAGACGCTTAGTACAATGTTGTGGCCGTGGATGAGAGTTCATATTACCATTTTTGATTGGCttactttgttttaaaggaaaCTAATAACAACTTGCGGCTTCTGATATTGACTTTGTCCTTATTCAGTTCAATATTGACGGCCTTCCGCTGTTCAATAGTACAAATGTCCAATTATAGCCAATAATTGCATAACTGTATGGCCATGTGAAACAAAGCCGTTTGTAGTAAGCCATTACTCAGGCAAAAGAAGCCTGGCAATATACATGAATATCTTCAGTGTCTTAGAAATGAACTAGAGGATCTTATGCAAACAGGAATCCGGGTCCCTGTTTCAGAGCACAATTGGTATGTTCAAGTTTCTTGTGTCATTTGTGACACATCTGCTAGggcttaagcaaaataaaagaCATTATGGATACTTTGGTTGTGACAAATGTTCTAAGAGGGACACGTGGGTAGATAAAGTCACATTTCCTGAAGTTGATGCTCCTCTACGCATTGATGTTCAAATTGATGAACTTCAAAATGAAAAGCACCATTTACGCCTTTCACCACTTGCTGGGCTTCCTATTAGTATGGTTAGTCAATTTCCGTCAGACAGTATGCATTTGGTTTTACTCGGTGTCACAAGTAGGCTTCTGTTACACTGGATAAAAGGACCTCTTAAATGTAAACAGGGCACTGTATTTATTGCCCAGGTGTCTTCAAGTACTAGGGATTTCTCCCATTTATGCCACATGGATTTCTTCAGAAGAGTAGAATATTTCATGAAGTTGACAGATGGAAAGCATCTGAATTAAGGCAGTTCTTGCTATATTAAGGTATATTGCGAGTATGCAAAGGAACttcttttgttatttgtatgtcAAGTTGGCCAGTTGAATGGcgaaaatcaatatttataacattaatggGTTGGTCAATATTGCAGACAATGTTGCTAGGTGTCTTTAGGGGCTTCGTTCTTCTCGTTGGTCTATGTCCGACCCTAGATACAATTGCCCTTATGACACGAACAAGGTCCAAGAACATTGTTCCTTGGTCAAAATTCCACACTACCTACAAACCGAGAGGACCAAGAACTTtacggacaaaatggcggatagtaAAGGTAAGAACGATGCGTGCATGATTAACAGCGTTTTTTTTAGATTAACAAGTAAATAATATGATTAAGTCAATCGGAGTACATTATAATTGATTTTATGCTTTGATCCAGATTGGGTGTAGAAGGTGTCACCCCCTAACACCCCAGTTACACACAGCCATCGGTGATTGATCGGTTTTTTTTTAGAAGTGAACCGATGACAACGTATTTAACATTGATATCACCTATTGGTCACCTGTTTTCCACCTATCAACTGCTATTGGGAAAAGATAAGTTATATCGGTGAAAAATAACCGATTgggatttttaaacatgtttaaaattctCGATCGGTGAAATTAGTTTACAAATTACCGATTGACAACCTGTCTACAACCGATATCACCGATGAGCCACCGATAGGCAACCGATCAACTAATACTTACCACCGATAGAATAAAGATGAAAATCAAAATGCGGGATTTCGTCGGTTTTGATCGGTGGTTAATAGGGATTCAATCTGTGATCGATCGATTGCCGCCATCGTGTCATCGGTGGGTTTAATTTGTAAATGGCCAATCGGTATTTATACGTACTCATCGGCTGTTGATCGGTTGCCAGACGCTTTTGATCGGTGACCAGTCAGATTTTGTGAGTGACTAATCGGTGGCTAGTCGGAGACAGAACGGCGTTCGATTGGTGATGTCGGGTGTTGCTCGGTATTATATAGGCCGTCGCCAGTAGTTTTGCTCCAGTTTCTGCAGTAGTTTAATCCGCGCCACATTGGACTTAACTTCTCTGACAATGCCtgcaaaaaagaaatttaagaaATCCGACAAATGCAAGACCCCCATGACTGCCTCTGATGAGGTCCCACAGATCACAAAAAGATCCATCGTCAGGGGAAGTGCTTGTTGCCACGGTGCCAGTGGTACAGTTGGTGCTAAAGACGGAAGCGGTAGTGGCGGATCCAAGCAGCAGCATTCCCCAGAGAACTGCTCAGTGGATGTCCTTGAACCTCGTAACGTCTCTCCTATGATGAGTGGGAATGATTCTACAGTAGTCGGCAAAGAATCCTGTGATTCTGTTCATGACGATGCCTCTGATGTTCATGACAGTACGGATGGTGGAGAGACACAGGAAGACGTCACTCAGAACACCAAACCCAAGTCAAAGACCAAGAAGCCCAGAAATCGCATAGTGTTAGTAGCATTACATGCACTTCAGCAATAtctaattaatttaaaaatataaaactgattcattgtaatgaattttaaataaattttaaaaaaatatgtcaactcCTACCATTTTTTCATTCATGTTAAGCTCGTGATTTGCTTAAtcattccatttaaaaaattatgtcGAGCCCGTGTTGAGATATGACGGAAAATGCATGTGTTCTCATCCTATGTAACTATTTTCAAATGCTTTGTTTGTTGTGTACTTTCAGTATCATCTCCGAGGAAGATCAGGACAAGATTCGTGAGTTCTTGTTAGCCAATGACTTCCTGTACGACAAACACAGAGACCAATGGAGGGATACACAATCCAGGGAGAGGAAGTGGGAGGAGCTGAGCGAACTTATAGGCCGTGATGCCAAGGATATCAAACAGTGGTATCAGTCCACAAGGTCCAAGCTGAGTGAAATCAAGAACAAGAAGGTCACTCCATCTGGGAGTGGTTTTGAAGTAGAAGGAGTCACTGACAAGGCCAGGAGACTGTGGGAACGTTTCCAGTTTCTGCTTCCGCACATAGGTGCAGTGAAATCCCGAACTGTTTGCAGCGTAAgtgaaacaatttgttttcagtaaaagttattaaatataaaatataaacattattttaacgtgtacattttgttttatttcacatttgttttcagtttccaacattgtttttaaacgtttgctcttttgttttgtttgtgttgggTTTTACGTAACTTCGACAGTATTTCAGTCATTGCGCGACGCTCGGCTAATAACAAGTGGAGGAAGACTCCAGAATCTCGTCTGAGTTGCACAGACAAACAACTTGGTGAAAACACTGACCTACCGCAAGTCAGCCGGAAGGCTTTCTCACATAAAGATGTTCACCCCTTGCGAGGCTCAAACCCACATGGGTGAGAGACCAAGGGATTGAGAGTCGGATACCATACCACTGGGCGCCACACCGGTCCcctgtttttaaatgtacataacaCTAAAAAGTATTgtctttaatgttttacagaTTAAGCAGAAAAGAGCAGCCAGACTTCACGTCCAACTTCCTGACCTTGATGACGAGGGCCAGACTAACCGAGTTGTCCCCACACAAGAAGCCGAAGAGGACGTCTCTGCAGCTGATGCTTCGTTAGAGCGACCAAATAGTACTCCTCCTATCTCTGCGTCTTCAGACCCTGCCACATGCACGCGACCTCCACTTGTGCGTGACCCCAAGAGAGCCAAGGTAGTCGATACAGCGCCTGATGAGGGTATCCAGGCTCTTGTCCGTTGTAGTCAGCAGCTAATGGTGGTAGGAGACAATTTGGCAAGGTACCTCCGACCAGAGAGTACCGCCCAGGAGCGTCAGAGGCAAAACTTTGCCGACATGAGTGCGAACATTCTTAGACAGCTGCCTGAGGACCTGTATATGGAGGCATCAAACCGCATTTGGACTGTTCTGCAAGATGTCCAGCGAAATGCCCATGCACGCAGTGACACTCAAGCTCCGCCCCAACCTCAAGCTCCAGTTACAGGCAGACCCATGTCATACCAGCAACCACAGTGGCAGCCTGATCCCTCACAGTGGACCAGCAACCCACCTCAAGCCAGCGTGTGGGGTTCTATGGGGTGCGATTATATTCGCCAAACACACCCAGGTTACCTCCAGGGACAATCACAGTCACAGGAACAGTCAGCTCCCCGACAAACCTTGCCTGAGGACATTTTCACAGCTAGCATGGTGGCAGCTGGTATCCCTGTCTCCTCACAGCCTGAGGAGGGCTCGGAAGACCTTTAGACGAATGACAACATGAGGACAGGAAGTCCACAAGAAGTGCAGTTTTGTTTGTTGTACTTTTTATGTTTGAACGACTGTTTGTGTAATTGGTGGTGTAactgcatttatggaaaactgtttaatttgcttttcacgtaacaatatatttgtttcaattaaactGAGGTACAGAGagtatatttttatctgtttatttgGCCCCTGGTTTTTATAATAGTTCCCCAATTAATCACAAATTAATAACACAATTGTAAAATTTAGGTATTTGTATTCACCACTATTGGTTGTCTGTGTTGATCGAGAATGTTTTTTTGAAACCTCATAACAAAATTAATGCACGCGCGATGACGTCAACGTTGTTCTGCTGGAAAAACGTGACTTGCAAATAACGTTGTAACAtaccatattgttttattattcactATAATtaatgctaaattataaaaaatggagggattttttttagttttcatcGAGGTATGAAAAACACCCTAATCACATATTCTAAGAAGCCGCTTTGCGGTTTCATAGTATGTGATCAGTTTTTTTTCCATACCTCTATGAAAACGTTAAGTTTTTAtcttcattccttaattaaataAGTGTAGCTCAGGTTAAATGATATAACAATCTATGAACAACGTAAATGgcaaattgtgtttttattattaaaatcaagtAGCACAAAACAGTTTCAGCTGTTAACTTGCAAACAAAACAGTTTCAGCTGTTAACttacaaacaaaacagtacaatatGATAAAAGATCTCTACAATCAAATGTCATTTCAGGTATGAATATTGTTTCTGTCCTGTCATCTCACTATAAACTATCTTGTGGCTAGTTTACCATTCTGTCTTGCCAAGGCACAGACCCGGCTGCACTATTAAAGTACTTGGATAAGTACTCCCTCTGCTGTTTGGCGTCGGTTGCGTCACGATTATGGCCCCTTACTTGCTGGATTGCAGTCAGCATCTCATTCGTTCTCCAGGCTCCAGGAACAAGGTTATGCTGGTCATCCTCTTGGTCCAGTTGAGCTTGTTGTAGGCCGGGATACCTAATCCTCATTAGATTGTGCAAGCACACACACGATTCAACTATGGTTGCAGCAATTTCCGGTGTTTGCTGCATAGTTGTGAGAAGCACTCTGAATCTGGCCGCCAGGATGCCAAATGCATTTTCGACCACTCTTCTTCCTCTAGATAGCCGGTAATTGGTTATGAGCTTCTCCCTTTCCAGGCCGCGTCTTCCAAAGGGCTTCATCAAATAGGTCCTTAACCCAAAAGCATCGTCACCAAGAATGAAGTAAGGCATATCACGGTCATCATTTGGAAGAGGTTCTGGAGGTGGTAAGCCAATGGTTCCATCTTCTAGCATCTCACAGAGCTCTGAATTGTTATATATCTGGGCATCTGACATGTGCCCATGACCTCCGACGTCTATCCACAGAAACCTGTAGTTGGCATCAACAAGAGCCATGAGCACAATTGAGAAAAATCCTTTATAGTTGTAGTATTCAGAGCCGGATCTGCGGGGCTTCCTCAGAGCAATGTGTTTGCCATCAAGAGCTCCACATGCATGAGGGACATTCCACCTCCTTTCAAACTCTTCAGCTATTGGCCTCCATTCTTCAGGTGTATTGGGGATAGGGATGACATCTTCGCTAAATGATTGTACTATGGCCTCGCAGACTTCTGGGATAAAGAGGGAAATTGTTGAACTAGCCACCCTAAAATCATAAGAGAGGGAAGGGTAGGAATCCCCTGCTGCTAGGTGCCGTAGTGTTACCGCCAGTTTCAATCCGGGATCTAGGGCTTTTCTCCAGTGGGTGTCCGACTTCTGAAGTCTGGGCGCGAGGCGTTGCAGAAGCTCGTCGAACATTTCCGGTGTCATCCTCATATAGTTCTTGAAGGAGTTGGTGTCCCCTTCCCGCAACTCTGCAATAATGGTGCTATACTGTCCAAACTGAAGCCTTCTCTCCTGGGTTAACCAGGGCCTGGTCCACCATCTCCTTTGTCTTCTTCGGCGGCGTCTATGAACAGCTATGGGCTGCTGAACGAGTTGACATTGAGAATTGCCTGCTGCTGCAATATGACACCGAATTGCTGGATGGCTCTGCCATTCTCCATGATGTTATTCGGTCAAGTACTCAACTGCAAATAAATCATCGGTTCTCATCacttaaacatgttgttttaataaaagaacCGACAGCAACCTATATCAAGAGATATGCAAGCTATTAATTACCGATATCGCCGATCGGACAAAGATGACCACATGTGAATCACCGGCTATATCAGATGGAAAGTGTTTAACCACTGATGACTAGCTATCAAACACCGATTATTCAGCGGTACGCCCGATTTAGCTCCGATTAGCTCCGATTTACAAACGATAAAAACCGATAgtattttagcatttttatcGATGAAAACATCCTTATCACCGATCCAACCCCGTTTGAGTAACTTTTGGCCACCTACCAGCAAcacatgaaatgtttttttaatcgaTTGAACAGTTGTCCATCGCCGATAGCCAGTTACACAGAAAACCAGAACTAAAATCACGCATGACAACCGATCAAAACAGCGAGTAAAATGACCGATTGGGGACCGACCTTCTGTGTAACTGGGCCATAAGCGGGAATTTGGAGTAGTTACAGTCATTTCGTACCCACACTATTTCGTACCCGGCAAAATCTGGTCATGAATGTAACATTCTGTAACTTTTAGATTTAATTTGTCATCGTTTACTATCAAAGTTTGTATTTCTGTGACAGTAAACGAATACTCAATAGTCAAGACCGCTGTCTAactgacagctcttgtttatcttttatgtttTCTTCTTTCATATGGCTAATATAGATGGCCGCTGGACTTGCATTAATTGTCACAACTGTCCATCTGCTGCTGACTGCTAGACTTTGTCTTATCAAGAAGACAACaaaaaacagttgtttttgtggAAACAGACTACAGGTAACAAATTTTTGGTTTATTATATAAGGTCACAATAAGAATTGGCgaaacttaaaaaaattgaCTTGGGCatgaattgttttatgaaaCTCATGGAACCACTTTAAAATCCATGGTGCTTATATTCATCGTACTTGACAATATGGGTTCCAAATAAGTTATATCGCCATTTGTGAATTAATTGCACCTCGGATtcgcaaatattttaaaatgaaacaaagagaACATCTGTCAtcttatgttatatatgttaacaaacaataaagaaGAATCTGTAAAAGGAAACAAATGTGGTTCAGATTGTATCTCTGCTGCTTCCATTGCCTAAATATAGCCTTCCATCCTCAGTGTGAAGTGTATGAACTGAAGCCAATTCTAACTGGcgaagaaaaacaaattttatgttGACCTTATGCAAGCAAAAATGGCTAATAGCGATATGTAAGTACCTTAGTAAATccagtttaa
The DNA window shown above is from Mya arenaria isolate MELC-2E11 chromosome 6, ASM2691426v1 and carries:
- the LOC128237550 gene encoding putative nuclease HARBI1 yields the protein MTPEMFDELLQRLAPRLQKSDTHWRKALDPGLKLAVTLRHLAAGDSYPSLSYDFRVASSTISLFIPEVCEAIVQSFSEDVIPIPNTPEEWRPIAEEFERRWNVPHACGALDGKHIALRKPRRSGSEYYNYKGFFSIVLMALVDANYRFLWIDVGGHGHMSDAQIYNNSELCEMLEDGTIGLPPPEPLPNDDRDMPYFILGDDAFGLRTYLMKPFGRRGLEREKLITNYRLSRGRRVVENAFGILAARFRVLLTTMQQTPEIAATIVESCVCLHNLMRIRYPGLQQAQLDQEDDQHNLVPGAWRTNEMLTAIQQVRGHNRDATDAKQQREYLSKYFNSAAGSVPWQDRMVN
- the LOC128237549 gene encoding uncharacterized protein LOC128237549, encoding MPAKKKFKKSDKCKTPMTASDEVPQITKRSIVRGSACCHGASGTVGAKDGSGSGGSKQQHSPENCSVDVLEPRNVSPMMSGNDSTVVGKESCDSVHDDASDVHDSTDGGETQEDVTQNTKPKSKTKKPRNRIVIISEEDQDKIREFLLANDFLYDKHRDQWRDTQSRERKWEELSELIGRDAKDIKQWYQSTRSKLSEIKNKKVTPSGSGFEVEGVTDKARRLWERFQFLLPHIGAVKSRTVCSIKQKRAARLHVQLPDLDDEGQTNRVVPTQEAEEDVSAADASLERPNSTPPISASSDPATCTRPPLVRDPKRAKVVDTAPDEGIQALVRCSQQLMVVGDNLARYLRPESTAQERQRQNFADMSANILRQLPEDLYMEASNRIWTVLQDVQRNAHARSDTQAPPQPQAPVTGRPMSYQQPQWQPDPSQWTSNPPQASVWGSMGCDYIRQTHPGYLQGQSQSQEQSAPRQTLPEDIFTASMVAAGIPVSSQPEEGSEDL